A stretch of Arachis hypogaea cultivar Tifrunner chromosome 15, arahy.Tifrunner.gnm2.J5K5, whole genome shotgun sequence DNA encodes these proteins:
- the LOC112749856 gene encoding uncharacterized protein: MMERDREESVDLAQISLRPLQLSDVDDLMVWTTDEKVTKFCTWETYSSKDQGIDFIQNRACEFLWGRAICLNDHAIGFISMTSSSASDKSREKSVELGYVLGSKYWSRGIMTYVVKQVKKVAFREFPHLERLEALVDAENVGSQRVLEKAGFQKEGVLRKYLCRKGKSRDTIIFCVLSTDLDHQV; this comes from the coding sequence ATGATGGAGAGAGACAGAGAAGAGAGTGTTGATTTAGCGCAAATTAGTCTTCGACCCCTTCAGCTCTCTGATGTTGATGATCTCATGGTGTGGACCACTGATGAAAAAGTAACCAAGTTTTGCACTTGGGAAACTTACAGCAGCAAAGACCAGGGCATTGACTTTATTCAAAATAGAGCATGCGAGTTTCTATGGGGCAGAGCAATATGCCTTAATGACCATGCTATTGGCTTTATCTCTATGACCTCGTCTTCTGCTTCCGATAAATCAAGGGAGAAATCAGTGGAACTTGGATATGTTCTAGGTTCTAAATACTGGTCCAGAGGGATTATGACTTATGTTGTAAAACAAGTGAAGAAGGTTGCATTCAGAGAGTTTCCACACTTAGAGAGGCTTGAAGCTCTAGTTGATGCAGAAAATGTGGGGTCTCAAAGGGTGCTGGAGAAGGCAGGTTTCCAAAAAGAGGGAGTACTAAGAAAATATTTGTGCCGCAAGGGAAAAAGCAGAGACACGATCATTTTCTGTGTTCTATCAACTGATCTTGATCACCAAGTTTGA
- the LOC112749855 gene encoding uncharacterized protein: MNEGVSSKEESKSIDLTRITLRETDLSDVEDHMVWSSDAKVTEFCTWGPYTSKEEAIDFINGIPNIFSWYRAICLDNQAIGSVSVCLQRDRYREKVAEVGYILASEYWGKGIVTHVLKQVVKIVFSMYPQVERLEALTDNENLASQRVLEKAGFQREGVLRNYVYVKGKSRDVAIYSFLPTDLHSEFASLKL; this comes from the coding sequence ATGAATGAAGGGGTTTCTTCCAAAGAAGAGAGTAAGAGTATTGATCTAACTAGGATCACTCTTCGAGAAACGGATCTTTCTGATGTGGAAGATCACATGGTGTGGTCAAGCGATGCAAAGGTGACAGAGTTCTGTACCTGGGGGCCTTACACCAGCAAAGAAGAAGCCATAGACTTCATCAACGGAATACCAAACATATTTTCATGGTATAGGGCCATCTGCCTTGACAATCAAGCAATAGGGTCGGTTTCTGTGTGCTTGCAAAGAGATAGATACAGAGAAAAAGTAGCTGAAGTCGGATATATTCTGGCTTCAGAGTACTGGGGAAAAGGGATTGTTACACATGTTCTAAAGCAAGTTGTTAAGATTGTATTCAGCATGTATCCTCAGGTTGAAAGGCTTGAAGCTCTCACTGACAATGAGAATTTGGCGTCTCAAAGGGTTTTGGAGAAAGCTGGTTTCCAAAGAGAGGGTGTTCTTAGGAATTATGTGTATGTTAAGGGCAAAAGCAGAGATGTGGCCATTTATAGTTTTCTTCCAACTGATCTTCACTCAGAATTTGCTTCTCTCAAGCTTTAA
- the LOC112749854 gene encoding uncharacterized protein, with translation MEATTASSKPDAIDLSQLCLSEPVAVDLTQLSLRPLGLSDLDDLMVWTSDEKVANFCSREPYTSKDQGIDFIENAAASFLWRRAICLKDRAIGCITLSSYADVDKAREKSAELGYVLGSNYWGKGIVTEAVKQAIKAAFIEFPYLDRVEALVDVENLGSQRVLEKAGFQREGLLRKYLVRKGKSRDTFMFSVLLSDLHPQL, from the coding sequence ATGGAGGCTACTACTGCGTCTTCCAAACCAGATGCCATTGATTTGTCCCAACTCTGTCTTTCCGAACCAGTTGCCGTTGATTTGACCCAACTCTCTCTTAGACCCCTTGGGCTTTCTGATCTCGATGATCTCATGGTGTGGACCAGTGACGAAAAAGTGGCCAACTTCTGCTCTCGGGAACCCTACACCAGCAAAGACCAGGGCATTGACTTCATTGAAAACGCTGCAGCCAGCTTTCTATGGCGCAGAGCAATATGCCTCAAGGATCGTGCCATCGGCTGTATTACTCTGAGCTCGTATGCTGACGTCGACAAAGCAAGGGAAAAATCGGCGGAACTTGGCTATGTTCTGGGTTCCAACTACTGGGGCAAAGGGATTGTCACTGAGGCTGTAAAGCAAGCTATCAAGGCTGCATTCATCGAGTTCCCATACTTGGACAGGGTTGAAGCTTTGGTTGATGTTGAAAATTTAGGGTCTCAGAGAGTCTTGGAGAAGGCCGGTTTTCAAAGGGAGGGACTCCTCAGGAAATATCTCGTTCGTAAGGGGAAGAGCAGAGACACCTTCATGTTCAGTGTCCTCTTATCTGATCTTCATCCCCAGCTTTGA
- the LOC112749859 gene encoding small ribosomal subunit protein eS1: MAVGKNKRISKGKKGGKKKAADPFAKKDWYDIKAPSVFQVKNVGKTLVTRTQGTKIASEGLKHRVFEVSLADLQGDEDHAFRKIRLRAEDVQGRNVLTNFWGMDFTTDKLRSLVKKWQTLIESHVDVKTTDNYTLRMFCIGFTKRRFNQMKRTCYAQSSQIRQIRRKMREIMTNQATSCDLKELVRKFIPEMIGKEIEKATSSIYPLQNVFIRKVKILKAPKFDLGKLMEVHGDYSEDVGTKVDRPADEPMAEATPEIVGA; encoded by the exons ATGGCCGTCGGAAAAAACAAGCGCATCTCCAAGGGAAAGAAGGGTGGCAAGAAGAAAGC CGCCGATCCCTTTGCCAAGAAGGATTGGTACGATATCAAGGCTCCTTCCGTCTTCCAGGTCAAGAATGTGGGCAAAACCCTCGTCACTCGTACTCAGGGCACGAAG ATTGCCTCTGAAGGACTCAAACATAGAGTGTTTGAGGTCTCACTTGCTGATCTTCAAGGGGATGAGGACCACGCCTTCAGGAAGATTAGGCTGAGAGCAGAAGATGTACAAGGAAGGAATGTGCTCACAAATTTCTGG GGAATGGATTTTACTACTGACAAGCTGAGGTCACTTGTTAAAAAATGGCAAACTTTGATTGAATCACATGTGGACGTGAAGACCACAGATAATTATACCTTGAGGATGTTCTGTATTGGGTTTACCAAGAGACGGTTTAACCAAATGAAAAGAACATGCTACGCGCAATCAAGTCAGATCCGTCAG ATTCGTAGGAAGATGAGGGAGATCATGACCAACCAGGCGACATCCTGTGATCTCAAGGAGTTGGTCCGTAAGTTCATCCCAGAAATGATTGGTAAAGAGATTGAGAAGGCTACTTCTAGCATTTACCCTCTACAGAATGTGTTCATCAGGAAAGTCAAGATACTCAAAGCCCCTAAATTTGATCTTGGGAAATTGATGGAG GTTCATGGTGATTATTCCGAAGATGTTGGTACTAAGGTGGACAGGCCTGCTGATGAACCAATGGCTGAGGCTACCCCTGAAATTGTTGGGGCTTAA